The Phormidium sp. PBR-2020 DNA segment GAGCTATTTAGGGTGAGTCAAGGTGGGAGTGATCGCCTGATGGTGAATGTGGATGCGATCGCCCAAGCGGTAGCACAACAGCAGATTAAAAACCCCATTTTTGGGGATTATTCGGCTCGTTCAGCTACGTTGAATTTAACGGTCGATTTCCGCGATCGCTTTAATTCCATCATTCACAACTTGCGTCAGGACGTGGCCAGCCAGTTACAGCAGCAACTCGACACAACCGGGTTTGATATCAATGACTTACTGACTCCTCTTACGGAAGAATCATGGAGTCGGATCAGTTTTGCTCGTGAAGCCTCTAATTCCACATCTGTCCCCATTGCAGATTTAGAAACCCGAACCCAAGGACGGGGTGGAGATTCTCTGCTTAAGTTCCACAAAGTGACCATCACGGTGGGTGAGGTTAACCAGTTTTCAGAACGAATGGAAGCTGGCTTAAATCGTTATCTGGACGATATTTTAACGGATGAGGACGAGTTACAAGAGGCGCAAGAGGCGGTTCAGGAACGATTAATAGACTCTCCAGGTTCAGATTTCTATCGTTTGCAGCGAGTGATGGATCGTGAGTCGTTAGGACGGCTAAAAAAAGAGGCGAAAATTTGCTATTTAGAGTATCTCAGTCAGCAAATTGATCGAGAACAACATCCTGAAGTTGTCTATTTAGATGACTTAATTCGTCGTTTACGAGATATTGACGAGTATATTAGCCAGCATCCGTATGGTCATTACAGTGTTAACTATCGCGGAGTTGAATTGAATTACAAAGATTGGTTTTCACGCTCAGAATCGTTAGACGCATTGCCAATTATCCCGATCCTCTCAGATATTTTAGGGGAAACAACGAATGATAGCAATGGTGATCGTATTTTTACCTTTGGACTTAAGCTGAAGTTTGGAAACGAAGTTCAAGCACGAGGTGGAGACCCTGTGTTTGATTATTATTGTAATATCTTAAATCCCGATAAATGGGAAGAAAACATCAAGGAAAGTGAGCGAGACACGGTCGCTCGCAAAGTATTACGGGTCCTGTTTTTATACTATTTTGTATTTGCTTATCGCCCTAACCCAAACGCGACTCGTAAAGATGGTCAACCGGAAGCACCATACGATGTAATTTCTAGTTTTAATAATAATGTACTTCCCATTTTTAATGGTAGCAACGAAGAGAATAAAGCCAATATTTTGCGTCTTATTCTTAAGGGATTTAAAGATATTAACGTCTCTGAAAAAATACGTAAACTCAGAGACTTACTTAAAGGAACAGTGAAAGGTACGAGGGTGTTACCACCTCAAGTTTTTCAGAAAAAAATTGGTGTATTTCGAGGAATTTTAAGACAATCGCCTAATTCTTTAGGGAATGGAGATGTCTTTGATGATGTGGTGAGTCGCAATCCTAAGGAATGTCTGCGCTACATCACAATCAAGGATGACTTTACCTCAGATGACACCTTTTGTCAACTTCCGGTTCACTTTAAGTTTGAGGATATTCGCTATTATTCTAAGCAAGAAACTGAGAGTTTTGATTGTTCCGATGCGGAGACGGATACAATTTATCAACTTCCTGTTTTAATAACTCCTCGATCTCGGACAAGTAGCGAAACTTCTCAAAGATATTTAGGGGGGACGCCGCTAGTCGTTATCGCCTACAATAATCGCTATTTAGATCCTGAAAAGATAAATTTGAATCAGGGATTTGTCTATCGCTTCACGATGTCCTTGTTGATGTATATCAGCTTGCGGGTGATTTTAGATGCGTTGGATTTAGAGGAACGGCGATTATTTATTCCTCTCTTACGTTTCCATGAGGGAAATGAACAAAATCCCTCGCCTGCGGAGAAGTTTATGGCGAATCTCTCGAAGGTGGTGGTTCATTTACTGGGTGAGCGATATTGGTCAAATTCTCAGGGGATTCGGATTAAGACTAGGAGTACTCATACGATACGCAATGCGTTTGCGTCATTGTATTCGGTGTTACCTCAAACTTATGAATTTAATCTACCTCAGCCTCAGGATGGATCTCAGGGAGTGGATAAGTTGGCGTTGTTGGTGGTGTCGAGTTTGGAGAGTGATGGGGTACGGCGAAATCGTCATCAATATCCGGGAATTTCGACGCTGTTTGGGGAGGCGATCGCCATCGACAACGATCAGGGAAAAATCACGATTCAACCCTTCAAAACCTTTTCTGAGAATTATGGCGATCGCCAGCTATACAACAATCCCTCCATTCTCAGTGATTTAGTTCTTCAACTCCATCAGGCGGGATATCGTCATATTATCTATTTGGCTCAAGCACCCTATACGAATCGACTCAATTTAAGCCAGATTGAGGAGAACAGAAATCTCTATTTCATGTCTCCTAATCTCATCAAGTTTTTAGTTGACGGACTCGATGATTTACATTTATATCCGGTGTTTGTAAATCAGTATTCTGTACTCAAACTCAAAAAATTAAACGACGGTTCTTACCGTCTTAGAGATACTCAACAGTTGCTGAATATCCTTAATGATCCCAGTCAGCATATCGTCGTTTTCTTTAATCTCTTCAACGGAATCACGGTAGGCCGGGATGGACGGTTTTACAATGGGGTGATGTCTTACTCAACTCTCATCAATGTCTATCCAGACATTCTCGATGACCAAGATATTCGCCAAGGATTGATTTATGAGGGGCCAGTGAAAACGGATATTTTGCGTTATTTAACTTTGTTTCACTTTTTCCGCGTCGAACGCCGCAAAAATAAACCAGAATTGAAGCTGGATCCGTATCAACAAATTATGGGAGATGAGGCGTTGCGTAAAAATGCTTTGTTTTATCACATGGATGGAAAAACTTATTTTAATAGTTTGGCATTTTTGACGGCGGTTAACTCCATTTTATATCCACAGTCTAACGAGCGTCAGGAGCGTTAAGAGTATGGTTGCAACGGTTGCGGAAGATTTGGGACGAGTGTTTGAGGTGGGGTTTAATGTCGGGATTTTGGCGGCGATCGCACAAGAGAACATCACTCATCATTTTGGCGATCGCTATCAGCAGGATTTGCAAAACTTGGAGTTGTCTGAGATATTAGATCGCATTTGTCGTAAATCGAATCTGGTAGATCCTCGTGAAATTGAAAGAGTGGAGACTTGGGGACTGTTTCTCCTGCAAAAAGGCTGGCTATCTGGGTTAAACTTCTTTCGAGAATACTTGAAATCTTTGGGAAAGGCGACGGCTGATCGAGAAATTCTCTACTATCAATGTTGTTTTACGGGAGACAACAGCGTAGGAACCTTAAATCAGGATGAACCTCGGGAAATTGAGGCTTGGCTGTCTCAACTGGGACTTAGTTTTACAGATTGCTCATATGACCATCTGCGGCGATATCGATACAAAGGGGGATTTCTGAAAGCAGATACCCTGATTTTGCTGCGACGTCGACGAAAGTTGCGGCTGTTGGTGGTGGATTTGTCGGTGTTTTCCGTTCGCGAGGCGGCGGATTTGCTGAATTTGCAAGATACCACCCTCAATCATCACCGCCGTTTGTTGCGACGGGAGATTAGTTACTTGAAATCCAAGAGTGTGTTTGCGAGTTTGCGTTTGGATAATGGGGAACCTGAGGATCTCGATTGGGAGTTGTCGAACGATCTGCGGCGATATTTCACGGCGTTTAAGCGAGAGGATAAGGAAGTTAGCAAATTGATTCAAGCGGGAAGTTATGGTTATAGCTTCTATCAGTTTTTGCAAGATCCGCAATTGGGGTTATGGGAGACATTGGGGAAAGAAGATTTCTTGATCAATGTGGTGGGATATAGCGATCGCTCCCTCAGTATTATGTCCCTCAATCCGCAACATCCGCAACATCTCAAATTTCTAACCACCTGTCAGGATATCTATCACAATGAACCTCGGGATGTTGAGATTACTGCTGCGAGACAGGATTTGTTGCGGGTGATTCGCCGCAATGCGGCTCGTAGTTTTCAGGGGGGACGGGAGTTTGTACGCAATTTATCTGAAATTCCAAAGGATGGGATTAACGTCATTCCCCCTCACCAGGAGGTGATTGAGGAGTTTGCGTCAACCCTGGCGTTGCGATCGCCACACGCGGAGGCGGTTCAAGCTGGCTTAACGTCGGATAAACCGTTGCTATTTCTCACGGGAAATCCGGGAATTGGGAAAACGACGGCGATCGTGGAATTTTTGAAATCTCATGTGGATGACGGGTTTCTCTTTTTCTATGTCAGTCCTCGCAAACAAGTCAACTTAGATATTATCGAGAAGTTCAAAGATTCCCAAACTCAGCAGTTATGTGATCCCCGTCTGTTGGCGTTGACGACAAATTCTGCATTGTTGGATCGCTACCCTAGAGAGAGGGTGGTGAATACGATCTGGGGACAGCGTTCGGGTGAGTTTTCTCGTCGGAGAGTCCGCTTTATTCCCTTTAATGAAAGTCCTCCTCCTCGAACATCATCCCCGCAACTGGTCCATCGAGAGACTGATCGCCATCTGCGTCAATCAAAAAATCATAAACCAGGAGTTTTGTCAACCCTTTGTGAAGGGATTTATACCGCGATTCAGGAACCCCTTTCTAATGCAATTATCGCCACAGCGTGCATTCAAGCCTTGCGGATTACCGAAAATAACGGTCATACTCTGAGACATTTTGAGAGAATTTTTAATGACTTTTATTATCGAGAGCGTAGACAAGTTAATTTTCCTCGAATGCGAGAGATGTCCAGCCGCATCAAACATCTATTTATTATGATTGATGAGGTGACGGGTGATCAGAGTGGGGTGAATTTTTTGCACGCCATCACGGATATCATTCATAAGTATGAACTCAACCATCCTCAATCGGGGTTTAATCTCAAGGTGATTGTCGCCGATGCGTCGATTGTGGATCAGGGAGTGATTCAACAGCATCTCAGTGATAAGGAACCTGAACCGGATAAGATTTTTGTGCGTCATCGGCGTGATCTGCGATCGCCACAGAAGATTCAAGTGGAGTCCCTGGAGTTTAGAAAAGGTCCTTTGAAAAAGATGCAGGGACAGGTGATTAACGCCAATTCCTATCCCGCTAATCGTCTCCGGTTAACCTATAAAGTGTTCGTGGAGTCGGTTCGTTTTGACCCAGAGTTGACATCCGATCAGATGGGAAAACTCTCGCAAGAGGTTCAGGAGCAGATATTAACGGATCTCAATCAACTGCGTCAGGACAATCCTCAGACTCAGATTTTAGTCTATATCCAAGATAAGCAACGATTGCAAGATTTAATTGAGTCAATCCAGGCTCAGGAGAACTTTGCGAAGTATGAGGACTATTTAGAGGTTCATGCAGATTTAAGTGATGAGGATAGAGGGAAGATTCAGGAGTTTCAGGATCGGGTTCAAGTGGTGTTTATGACGTCCTCGGCGAGTCGGGGGTTATCGTTTCCTAAGGCTCAACATATTTTGCTGGATGTTCCCCGCTTTCAGGTGGAACAGAATTTAATGGAAATTATCCAGGTGATGTATCGCTGTCGAGGTCAGTTTTGGGAAAATGATGGCTGGCGGAGTTTGGATGAGAGCGAGAAAGCCGTGACCTTTTATTTGGGCGATCGCGCGGTGTATTATAATGAGGAACGCCAAGATTTAGCGATTCAAGAAAGTCTCTTGAGTCTGTTGACGCTGTTGGTGATTCTCAAAACGGCGATTATGACGCGAATTGCTGGCTCGGGTCAAATCGGACGGGAGCAGTTTATGATGATTCCCATCGGTGGAAAGTCCGTCTCGATGTCCGGTCAAAGCTTAAGTGGTCAATTGGCGGCGTTGATTGATAAATTGCAGAAAGAATATCGCCGCAATCGCCGTAATACGACTGTTAAAGAGTTGGCGGAGCGGTTGCGATCGCTCTTGAGTCAAGGCGAGTTTATTGTTACGGAGAATGGTCGCAACAATCAGGAGGAGTTATCGTATTTGGGGGTGCGATCGCTCCTCAATCAAGAGTTCGCCAATCATTGCAATCCTCTCGCTGGATTATTGACGCTTCCCAAGCTAGAGTTGGGTCATATTTGCGGAAGTTTACTGCTGGTTCATATGGGTAAACAACGGTTATCTGAAACCTATACAATGGGACTCAGGACGATTCAAACCTCCGTCTCCTCAGAGTTACTCCAGCAGATGATTGCGATTCAGA contains these protein-coding regions:
- a CDS encoding helicase; translation: MVATVAEDLGRVFEVGFNVGILAAIAQENITHHFGDRYQQDLQNLELSEILDRICRKSNLVDPREIERVETWGLFLLQKGWLSGLNFFREYLKSLGKATADREILYYQCCFTGDNSVGTLNQDEPREIEAWLSQLGLSFTDCSYDHLRRYRYKGGFLKADTLILLRRRRKLRLLVVDLSVFSVREAADLLNLQDTTLNHHRRLLRREISYLKSKSVFASLRLDNGEPEDLDWELSNDLRRYFTAFKREDKEVSKLIQAGSYGYSFYQFLQDPQLGLWETLGKEDFLINVVGYSDRSLSIMSLNPQHPQHLKFLTTCQDIYHNEPRDVEITAARQDLLRVIRRNAARSFQGGREFVRNLSEIPKDGINVIPPHQEVIEEFASTLALRSPHAEAVQAGLTSDKPLLFLTGNPGIGKTTAIVEFLKSHVDDGFLFFYVSPRKQVNLDIIEKFKDSQTQQLCDPRLLALTTNSALLDRYPRERVVNTIWGQRSGEFSRRRVRFIPFNESPPPRTSSPQLVHRETDRHLRQSKNHKPGVLSTLCEGIYTAIQEPLSNAIIATACIQALRITENNGHTLRHFERIFNDFYYRERRQVNFPRMREMSSRIKHLFIMIDEVTGDQSGVNFLHAITDIIHKYELNHPQSGFNLKVIVADASIVDQGVIQQHLSDKEPEPDKIFVRHRRDLRSPQKIQVESLEFRKGPLKKMQGQVINANSYPANRLRLTYKVFVESVRFDPELTSDQMGKLSQEVQEQILTDLNQLRQDNPQTQILVYIQDKQRLQDLIESIQAQENFAKYEDYLEVHADLSDEDRGKIQEFQDRVQVVFMTSSASRGLSFPKAQHILLDVPRFQVEQNLMEIIQVMYRCRGQFWENDGWRSLDESEKAVTFYLGDRAVYYNEERQDLAIQESLLSLLTLLVILKTAIMTRIAGSGQIGREQFMMIPIGGKSVSMSGQSLSGQLAALIDKLQKEYRRNRRNTTVKELAERLRSLLSQGEFIVTENGRNNQEELSYLGVRSLLNQEFANHCNPLAGLLTLPKLELGHICGSLLLVHMGKQRLSETYTMGLRTIQTSVSSELLQQMIAIQNSSEYSPNLQQLMEWGIQLIRELQSPHDYTQRLQQGQSWSDQYYAIPLFAFLLGDIMAEYFHSGVVEPEKQEFRSLLKEYLRQLYPSDNLLPIGDRYREFPFLIFRSYSLEQMRSKLFTSHYLITSNELNLLNLILGTNN